The sequence below is a genomic window from Oncorhynchus nerka isolate Pitt River linkage group LG7, Oner_Uvic_2.0, whole genome shotgun sequence.
tggtcctagggctcaggtcctccagaggggaggaagagggagatagagggagcaTACATAAATTCACACAGGTCACCAGGTAAGAAAGGAGAATTaccccagatataacagactgaccctagccccccagcacatagactattgcatagatactggaggctgctTTAAGAATACGCTGTATGAATGCCCTATAAAGCCTGATGTATTAGTGTTTCCCTGTGTAAACTAACCAGTCTTCTGTGTTGTATTCATACAGGTATGCAACAAGTCTGATGGAGATAGTGGGCTTCCTGGAGAAAGAGCCCGATGATAAAAATATCCTGAAGAAGTAAGTCAATTACACACAGTCACATCCAGCAGATAGGTAGTAGCCTTGTCTTGCTACTGTTTAGCACGTCTCATTAGATACCTGAGTCATAGTTCATTCAGGAAAGGAAAGATAGATGGCTGGATGATGAATGAATGAAGTTTGACATCTATCCACCCAGCTACGTATCTTAGGTTCCTTTCATGGTAGCATGTTGGAATGTGCCGAGTTGTGAACCTAAGACCCAGCATTAAAACCCCTTTCCTGTCCTGTCTCCCCTCAGGTTCACTGAGACGCTGGTGAACATCAGGAACCGCCACAACAACGTGGTTACCACCATGGCACAGGGAGTGGTGGAGTACAAGGATGCCTTTGGCTCCGACCCTGTGACCAATCAGAACGTCCAGTACTTCTTGGATCGCTTCTACATGAGCCGCATCTCCACACGCATGATCATGAACCAGCACTGTCAGTATACAATACTAAATATACACTGAGGGTACCAAGCATTTGGAACATctccctaatattgagttgtacccccccttttccctcagaacagcctcaattagctGAGGTatggactctataaggtgttgaaagccttccacagggatgctgactccaatatgtcaaattggctggatgtcctttgggtggtggattatcttgatacacacgggaaactcttgagtgtgaaaaacccagcagtgttgatgttcttgacacactcaaaccggtgcgccaggcataccccattcaaaggcacttaaatcttttgtcttgcccattcatcctctgaatggcacacatatgcaatccatgtctcaattgtctcaaggcttaagagtcctcctttaacctgtctcctccccttcatctatactgattgaagtggatttatcaagtgaaatcaataagggatcatagctttcacctgatcagtcttagtcatggaaagagcaggtgtaatgttttgtacactcagtgtataccatactactataataatatattaatatacagtgcattcgtaaagtattcagacccttttacgctacagccttattctaaaataggttaaattgtttttttcccctcgtaaatctacacacaataccacataatgccaaagcaaaaacaggtttttagaaataaataaaaaatgtaataatgaaatatcacatttacttaattattcagaccctttactcagcgattacagcctcgagtcttcctggcacacctgtatttggggagtttctcccattcttctctgcagatcctctgtcaggttggatggggaccatcactgcacagctattttcaggtctctccagagatgttcaatcaggttcaagtccgggctctggctgggccactcaaagacattaagatacttgtcccgaagccaatcctgcgttgacttggctgtgtgcttagggttgttgtcttggatcctgagcgctctggagcaggttttcatcaagtatctttccctatgttgctctgttcatcttttcctcgatcttgactagtctcccagtccctgctgctgaaaaacatccccacagcatgatgctgccaccaccatgcctcaccttagggatggtgccaggtttcctccagatgtgacgcttggcattcaggccaaagagttcaatattagtttcatcagaccagagaatcttgtttctcacggtctgcgagtccttttggcaaattccaagcgggctgtcgtgcctttcAGCGAGGAGTggattccatctggccactctaccttaaagacctgattggtagtgtgttgcagagatggttgtccttctggaagattctcccatctccacagaagaagtctggagctctgtcagggtgaccatcgggttcttggtcacctccctgaacaaggcccttctcccgtgattgcttagtttggctagctctaggaagagtcttggtggtttcaaacttcttccatttaagaatgatagaggccactgtgttcttggggaccttaatgCTGTATacaatttttggtacccttccccagatctgtgcctcggcacaatcctgtttcggagccatacggacaattccttcgacttcaactgtgtctgtctttccaaatcatgtcacatcaattgaatttagcacaggtggactccaatcaagttgtagaaacatctcaatgatgatcaatggaaacaggatgcacctgagctcaatttcgagtctcatagcaaagggtctcaaTACTTATTGTAACGTGGTAATGAACCCAAGAACAGAGAATGAACCAAACCAGGAAACGTCGATCTGAGAAAACGTAGACTTTACTTGGAAAAAATAAACAGAACAATACAGGAAACTCAAAAACTaaaacaataaacactagtaCTCAATCTACACGGGGGAGACATACAAGAAACTAAATCCATGAGCTAACAAAAGGGAACAGAAAACACCTCTCTGAAACCATGACACTTATGCAATGCatttgttttcgctttgtcattatggggtatttatttagatttaaaaaaaaatatatatatatatatattttatgcaattttagaataagtctgtaacctaacaaaatgtggaaaatgtgaaggggtctgaaaactttccgaatgcactgtataccatACTCAAAAGTACCATTGTGACGTGTTTTTGAATTGGCATCCAGGTGTGGTTATTACCACATGAGTTTCATGTATCTATTCAGCTCTCATCTTTGATGGAAGCGTCAACCCCGCCCATCCCAAGCACATTGGCACCATCGACCCTGACTGCGACGTGACGGAGGTGGTAAAAGGTGCTGTCCCtcatcagctacaacatgccacacaaacacacactatacTTAGTCCCTAGATAACAAGCTTGATTTACAGGAGTAATCTCACCATCTTTCTCACTGCTACAGTAGGTGGTTGTGAACATGTCTGAACATGTCATCCTAGAAGTCGTTTGAGCTGACATCAAAATAACATAATTCACGATTAGTGTAGGccggctctggcccaacccatcagTTTCTGTGACCAATCAGAACGGTTTGAAGAAGAAGCTGCAAAGGAGGGAGAATCCAGACTCCTCTTGGAGAGGAAAACGTTAGTGGGCGTGGCGTTGGGCCAGAGGGATGTGGATTGGTAGCCAGGCAACCTTTTCACCTTGCACAGAATATAAATTCTCCTGTAATTTTAAACACAGTAGAAGATGTGTGTAAACATAATAATTTTTAAATGGATACAGAGACAGATGGTTCTCCACCTGTCCCTGTTGCTACATGTCATTTTGTTTAGTTTATTATTCTACTTTTGTAACGGTTATTACATTTAGTTGTTATGGTAACTAGATTGAATGTCAGTGTACTACAGTCCTAGtcttgttttgtctgtctgttccCAGATGCCTTTGATAGCTCCAAGATGCTCTGTGAACAGTACTACCTGACCTCGCCAGAGATTGACCTCACACAAGTCAACGGTAAATCGCATTCTATACAGGGTTACAGACCTTGGTTCAGGTCGTATTTGTTTCCCTTCAAATACTTTAGCTGCTCTTGATTGAGCTGTAGTAGCTGCTCTTGGTTGAGCTtgcctggctcaattgatccaaTAGAATAGTCCCAGAAGTATAAACCAGCCCAGCTGGCACTGCTGAAGGGCTCAATCAAATGCACAAAGTATTTGAAATCTTTTGATACAACATTATGCAGTCACGTGTTGTATTGTGCCAATCGAAAGGAGAATGTCCAGAGAATCTTGAAGCTGTTTCTAGTTCTCCTATTTCCAAAATAGTCACATTTGGGAAGCAAGTGGGGGttggtagcctagcagttaagagcgtcGGCCCAGTAACCCAAAGGTCGCTGGTACGTATCCccaagccaactaggtgaaaaatctgttgatgtgctcttgagcaaggcacttaaccctaattgctcctgtaaattgctctggataagagagtctgctaaagaATTTGAACCACAGGCAGCCATGTCTACAGAGAACCATTCATTCATACATGTCTGTTACATAGAAGTCAATAAGTATTGAATGTATACCTGTGTATCGCCCCTGTGTAGGTTATGTGTCGCATGAACAGGATAATAGCCAATAGCACCACTTCAAAAGTCTAACCATGACAAATAATCATCTTTGCCTAAACTAGATCAAATCCAGATGTCATTTGGTGCTCAAACATACATCCCAGCCATAAAATAGCATCACCTACATCTAATACATTACATTGGGGTGTTGAACAGTCACATTAGAATGAATGATTCATCATAGCTTTCCTTTGGTCAATGTGCACCAAATCAATCCCCACCAGTTTATCTGTCTCCAGTCAGCAGCAGTGGAACAGAACAGCAACAAGACCCTTGCTACATGCTCAGTCTTGTCGCCGGGCAGATTTCTCTCAGGGAAGCGTCCAAGTCCAACTCTTAATAATAAACCTCAGTTCACCCAAATTCAGCTATTTAATAGTCACCATGTTAAATGAGCCATAAAAAAGGAAAACAATGTCTGTTCATGGGCTTGGTTGGTCGTAGCCTTGTCCCCAGGGCCCAGTTTTTCCAAGTCATCTGTCTGGATTTCCCCTATCGAATAGGATTCAATGCAtaaaaatataatgaatagaggGAACAAattgttgacttgaatggggactcCCATTATATTTATATGCATTGAATCCTATCCGATATAGACTATAACTTTTAAAAAACTGGGCCCTGGCTATCAGAAGTGGCTGGTAACGAGATTAGGTTGGCAGAAGAGTAAATTCTGAATTTGATAGTGGTTATTGAGTTGAGTTGTGCATGTTATGCATTTGCAATAAGATGTGAAAGTTGCTTTTGGTTTCTAGTAACTTCTATTCTCAGTTGTGTATGTTATACATTTTCAATAAGTCTAAGTCATGTTTGGAGTCATTTGGAGTAATGCTCAGTGTTCCTCAGCCAAAGGTCCTGACCAGCCTCTTCGTATTGTCTATGTTCCTTCCCATCTCTACCACATGCTGTTTGAGCTCTTCAAGGTACACCAAACATGTCCTTATTATGTCACTTTTATTTATATGACCTCAATTTGATTCATATTACTTTGTCATTTTCTCAAGCAATGGTTGTTTTGTTTCCAGAACGCCATGAGAGCAACAGTGGAGACTCATGAAATGGCCCTGCATCTCCCGCCGGTCAAAGTCCGAGTCTCCCTGGGCAGTGAGGACCTAACAATCAAGGTAAACAAAGGCTCAGAGAGTATTAACCGTCCACCATCACAATGAGACATGACACATTACATTCCCAGCATACAAAAGGTTGTGCATGCACATCCAACATCCTTCCACACATGCAGGTTGGAAATAATAACATGGGACATAGACGCCTAGTGTGTACAGTTGAATGTGTATATTTGTCTATGAGTACGTACAGTATTACTATAGATTTCCTCCTAGGTCCTAATATGATATTTGGGGAGACAACAGGAAGATCGGCTAGAACCGAGAGTGGATCAGATCTgtaacgttgttgttgttgtttctagATATCAGATCGAGGAGGCGGAGTTCCCCTGAGGAAGATAGAGCGTTTGTTCAGTTACATGTACTCCACCGCCCCCAGTCCCGTCGATATTGACAACAGCCGCAATGCACCACTGGTAACACCCTGTCCTGGTGCCATTTAAACTATATAGTTgaatagtgcattcggaaagtattcagagcttgactttttccacattttgttacgttacaggcttattctaaaatgtattaaatatttttttccgtcatcaatctacacataatacccacTTAAATAACATCCATCTGATGCATCTGAATGTGGGAAGACTCATCATGTGACCAGCTTGTGATAGAGCCATATCCTCATCATCTAACTTACCACTCCACTCTGTGGTCCATCAACAGGCATTTTTTAATGTAtttgttatttaacctttatttaaagttAGTTGAGAACAATTGTAAACAATTGTGAACAGTTGTAaacttctcatttacaactgcgacctggccaagatgaagcaaagcagtgcgacacaaacaacaacacagtgctACACAtggaatacacatacacacagtcatatAACCTAACCTACCactccagaccctttactcagtcctttgttgaaccacctttggcagcgattacagcctcgagtcttcttgggtatggcgctatgagcttagcacacctgtatttggggattttctcccattcttctctgcagatcctctcatgctctgccaggttggatggggagtatcgctgcacagctattttcaggccactcaatgacattcagagacttgtcccgaaacagATCCTACATTGTCTTCGCgtcagtctgatgtcctgagcgctgtggagcaggttttcatcaaggatctctctctactttacttcgttcatctttctcttgatcctgactagtgtccCTGTTGCTGAGAAATATCTCcaaacatgatgttgccaccaccatgcttcaccgtagggatggtgccaaatttcctccagatgtgacacttggtattcaggccaaagagttcaatcttggtttcatcagaccagaaaatcttgcttctcatggtctgaggttgcttttggaaaactccaagcaggctgtcatgtaccttttactgaggagtggcttccgtatggcaactaccataaaggcctgattgttggagtgctgcagagctgGTTGtatttctggaaggttctcccatctccacagaggaactctggagctctgtcagagtgactatcaggttcttggtcacctccctgattgctcagtttggccgggcggctagctctaggaagagtcttggtggttctaaacttcttccatttaagaatgatagaggccactgtgttcttgcggACCTTCAATccagcagaaatgttttggtactcttccccagatttgtgcctcaacacaatcctgtctcggagctctacggacaattcctttgatctcATTGCTtcctttttgctctgacatgcactttcaactatgggaccttatatagacagacaggtgtttgcctttccaatcaattgaatttaccacaggtgaactccaatcaagttgtagaaacatctcaaggatgatcaatggaaacaggatgcaccggagctcaatttcgagtctcatagcaaagggtctgaatacttatgtaaataaggtatttatgttttttatttcaaaaaacctgttttcgctttgtcattattattgtgtgtagattgatgagtacatttatttatttaatcaattttagaataaggctgtaacgtaacaaaatgggaaggggtctgaatactttcccaatgcactgtatacaATGTATACAATGAACCTAAACTACTGGCAGTGTAGTTTAATAGTCTGTATAACTTGATTTAAGCCTATGACTTTGGCAGTTTGGTCACATGTTAGAGAGACATTTATTTTTCAATTGAATCAAGCGCCTGCTGTTTATTTTATCTCAGCTAAAATGTAAACCGCAACCAAGTCTATACTGACTAAAATGTCATCTGTGAGCCAACAGTAGTGAACACGGTTGTAAATAATCAGAATTACAAACTGGACTGGACTGTTCATTCATTGCCCTGAGTTAAAAGTGTAACTGAGTTCttgtctactactgtactgtgatTGTTCAGAGTGAGTTTAACTCTTTGTGTCCCTGGCTCTGGTTCTCTGTAGGCTGGTTTTGGCTATGGTCTTCCCATCTCCCGTCTCTATGCCAAGTACTTCCAGGGAGACCTGCAGCTCTACTCCATGGAGGGATATGGGACGTCAGCTGTCATCTACCTGAAGGTAACACTTCTACGCATGGAATTTATTAACTTGTTGTCTTGTTCTACATCTAAACAATGATGGTGTTTTTGAAGTATGTAGGTTCATTTTCAATATTGGTTCACGTGCAACAGTATGGCTCACAGAGTTATAATGTAAGCTCACTCTGTCCTATTACCTAGTACCCAATGCTCATGTAAATCCATTACCCGCTTAAATAACTTCCATCTGATGCATCTGAATGTGGGTCATGATGGAAGACTCCTCATGTGACCAGCTTGTGATAGAGCCATATCCTCATCATCTAACTTACCACTCCACTCTGTGCTCCTTTACCAGGCTTTGTACTTATATAACCTAACCTACCACTTCACTCTGTGCTCCATTAACATGCCTTGTACATGTATAACCTAACATACCACTCCACTCTGTGCTCCATTACCAGGCCTTGTACTTATATAACCTAACATACCACTTCACTCTGTGCTCCATTACCAGGCCTTGTACTTGTATAACCTAACATACCACTCCACTCTGTGCTCCATTACCAGGCCTTGTACTTGTATAACCTAACATACCACTCCACTCTGTGCTCCATTACCAGGCCTTGTACTTATATAACCTAACCTACCACTCTACTCGGTGCTCCAGTAACAGGCCTTGTACTTATATAACCTACCACTCCACTCTGTGCTCCATTAACAGGCCTTGTCCTCAGAGTCTGTGGAAAGACTTCCTGTTTACAACCAGTCAGCCATAAGGCATTACCAGACAAGCAATGAGGCAGATGACTGGTGCATGCCCAGCAAGGATCCCAAGAAGCTGGGGAAGTATGAGAGGAGAAGTTAACcaaacagacggagagagagagctcagataacatgaagaggagaggagcaggaggaaagaaagaagaagaggaggatgactgAAAGGAGGAATGGAATGATGATTCATAATCAGAAACTGACAGAAGGTACCcagttgtactgtgtgtgtgtgtgtgcaatggaGATTCTCATCCAGCACTTGAAGTGGAAAAACACATTCAGGTTGGAGGCGTTTCAATGGCAATACCAGGATCTCTATTCAAAACCAGGATCTCTATTCAAAACCAAGATTTCTATTCAATACCAGGATCTCTATTCAATACCAAGATTTCTATTCAATACCAGGATCTCTATTCAATACCAGGATCTATATTCAATAAGTGACTTTGTGAATGTTACAGTCAGAAACAGGGCCATGAACTACTCACAATCACATCTCACCTTTTGGTTTCATTTAGCCACACGTTTCAGGTATTCATTTCACTCACTTATTTTAACATTATGACACTGAAGCAGTGTAAAAAAAACTAGCATTTTGTTTAAAAGGTGTATTTTAGTTTACAACTGATCATTTAATTTATCAAATGCCTGAATTTGGTTATACAGTGAGataagcggcagggtagcctagtggttagagcgttggactagtaatcgaaaggttgaaagttcatatccccgagctgacaaggtacaaatcagtcgttctgcccctgaacaggcagttattgaaaataagaatttgttcttaactgacttgccaagttaaataaaggttaaataaataaaaagctgcACTATCACAGTAGTATTGTCTGTGATACTACATTTTAGATTTTGTATCTAGTGTTCTCTAAACTCTTCACTTACGGCTACAGTATGCAGCTAGAACACTGAGCTCCATGGACGCAGATAGATATAGTGTGTCAGTCAGAGACATGTCAAGGCCATGCTGTCAGTCGATGGGTTTTCTCTGGTTACCCTTCTACTACAGGATGTTCTATGGGTACATAGTGGTCAACAAATGTTATTTTCAACATACTATGTAGACTCCATATAGTTTCAACTCTGAGCATTTCACCTTTTTGTTTTTTACTGCTTACAAATATTTGTCAATCTCGGAAGTTTAACAGACGTTTATCTCCAATGTTTTTTGCGGCCTAAAGGGAATTTAGTAGGATCAACTGTAAATCTTGGTGACTAATTTTTTTTGTTCCACCCTCACTTGTTGAATAAGACAAGAGCTCAAACAAAGGTCATTCATTCAAGGTTTCCTATGAAGACAGAAAATAGATATTGAAGACATTGAGGTATCTAGTACATTTACTCTAAACCAAGTCCAACTGAGTTTAAGTAGAAGTTATGTGAATATTGAGATACATTTTCTATCATTCTGTTATATTTTTCAATGACTAAAACAATTGCATTTTAGAGGCCGGATAGGTCTTTTATACATGAAGTATTTATTGAATAACGTTGTGTGCCAGAGAGCAAAATGGGAGTATTATCACATTTCTGTGATTAGGGACACAGTAAGACTGAGTTGAATCAAATGTTTGACTGGTGCCCAGTGTGGGTATTCTTTGATGTGTTAACTTGGGCAGTCATTACAACATTTCATTTCCTGGTATACACTAAATAGTCACTATTATTACACTCCTTAGCAATAAGAAATCACATAAAAGACTATGTACACTTACTAACATTTAATCCAATAACAGCTAAGTATTTGTAACTAGTCAATATTTGTATGTGCattgaaacaaaacaaaaatagttTGAGCCTAACACTGAAGTGCCAacttttatttctctctttctggTTTTTAACATGTATGGTTTTAAATCACACGATCTCGGGATGTTGAAGGCATTTCATATTTTTCAAAGTATCACCGTAAGTGCTGTGATGTCATATTAAACCGACCTGGGAGGAGCTATCTATCAATGGAAGTTGCTGATTGGACCTCACACGGTGGGCGGAGTCCTAATTTGAGATTATTGCACATAATTTATTATTGTTGCCGTGAATAGATGATTTACCAATATACATTATTTGGGTTATGGGCAACCATCTAATGTCAGGATTTCAGTCTAATTGAATTCTAACTGAATAACAATAGTGGTTATCTGCTTATTTTAAGCATCTTTAGGTTGTTCAATAAAATGCAGCTCTTTATGTAGTTCTCACTCTGCCTTTTGTCCCTCtgccagtgccttcagaaagtattcataccccttgacgtattccacattttgttgagttacagcctgcattcaaaatgtattaaataaataaaacatctcacccatctacacacaataccccttgataacagtgaaaacatgtttgtagaaagtttagcaaatgtatttaaattgaaaTACAGGAAAAtctcatttacataggtattcacacCCATGTTTCAATACATTGTAGAAGCACATTTGGCGGCAAtttcagctttgagtcatcttgggtatgtctgtataagctttgagtcatcttgggtatgtctgtataagctttgagtcatcttgggtatgtctgtataagctttgagtcgtcttgggtatgtctgtataagctttgagtcgtcttgggtatgtctgtataagctttgagtcatcttgggtatgtctgtataagctttgagtcatcttgggtatgtctgtataagctttgagtcgtcttgggtatgtctgtgtcagctttgagtcgtcttgggtatgtctgtataagctttgagtcgtcttgggtatgtctgtataagctttgagtcatcttgggtatgtctgtataagctttgcacatctggaattggggattttctcccattcttccttacAGATTTTCTCAAACTGTTAAGTTAGACGGGGAAAGGCGGTGAACAgaaatcttcaagtctttccaaaGATTTTCAAtaggattcaagtctgggctttggctggcccactcaaggactttcacattcttgttctgaagccattgcatcgttgctttggctgtatgcttgaggtcgttgtcctgt
It includes:
- the LOC115131312 gene encoding pyruvate dehydrogenase (acetyl-transferring) kinase isozyme 2, mitochondrial-like, which translates into the protein MKFTQFLLRNSSIPKQALVDRFSKFSPSPLSMKQFIDFGSANACEKTSFVFLRQELPVRLANIMKEIDFLPDKLLSTPSLQLLQSWYATSLMEIVGFLEKEPDDKNILKKFTETLVNIRNRHNNVVTTMAQGVVEYKDAFGSDPVTNQNVQYFLDRFYMSRISTRMIMNQHSLIFDGSVNPAHPKHIGTIDPDCDVTEVVKDAFDSSKMLCEQYYLTSPEIDLTQVNAKGPDQPLRIVYVPSHLYHMLFELFKNAMRATVETHEMALHLPPVKVRVSLGSEDLTIKISDRGGGVPLRKIERLFSYMYSTAPSPVDIDNSRNAPLAGFGYGLPISRLYAKYFQGDLQLYSMEGYGTSAVIYLKALSSESVERLPVYNQSAIRHYQTSNEADDWCMPSKDPKKLGKYERRS